AGAAGTAAAATATGCTTAATGAACTTTTAAATGCATCATACACCAGCGAAAAAAACGCACTTAGTTTATATGAAAATTTAGCTTCATTTGGTGATGTTTTTAACGAGATCGCAAATATCAGAAAAAATGCGATCATCTTGATAGAAAAATTTGCGAGCACACATGATTATGAGCTTGCTTGCGAAAATGAAGCTATATTTTTACCAGCAAAAAATAAAGAAGATGCGCTAATACAAGCTTTAAACTACGAGTTAGAGCTAAATAAAATGTATGAAAAATTTTGTGAAAGCTTAGATGACGAAGAGCTAAAAGATCTATTTTTTAGACTTTGGGCTACTTCAAATAACGAATATATCACCTCTCTAAAGCAACGCTTAAAAGAAATTTATAGTGGCTGTGAAATAAAAAATGAGCTAAATTTAAATGAAATTTCACAAAATTTTGAGCAAAATGG
The DNA window shown above is from Campylobacter concisus and carries:
- a CDS encoding ferritin-like domain-containing protein, coding for MLNELLNASYTSEKNALSLYENLASFGDVFNEIANIRKNAIILIEKFASTHDYELACENEAIFLPAKNKEDALIQALNYELELNKMYEKFCESLDDEELKDLFFRLWATSNNEYITSLKQRLKEIYSGCEIKNELNLNEISQNFEQNGITNILENYQNDFNEITKSLQNIASGKADKSELAKITNNPNFSFFSGLALGALGISVVSKNFNKDEENE